The following proteins come from a genomic window of Schistocerca gregaria isolate iqSchGreg1 chromosome X, iqSchGreg1.2, whole genome shotgun sequence:
- the LOC126298021 gene encoding uncharacterized protein LOC126298021, whose translation MTCWQWVGVAFECWISPRFWQQYFFFEFCPSDKIGFCFCSASSVNINALQTEWTEVDLSHLSEPEDIQLRDLLSELPDVLTDQLGLTNKIQYKITLVDNVPVLQAPHRLSPPKMTILKQKIETMLHDGVITPSASPHASPILLVGRSWTSY comes from the exons ATGACGTGTTGGCAGTGGGTTGGAGTTGCCTTTG AGTGCTGGATTAGTCCTCGATTTTGGCAGCAATACTTTTTCTTTGAGTTTTGTCCATCAGATAAAATAGGCTTCTGTTTCTGTTCCGCTAGTAGTGTCAACATTAATGCCTTGCAGACTGAATGGACGGAGGTGGATCTTAGTCATCTTAGTGAGCCTGAGGATATTCAGTTAAGGGATCTTTTGAGCGAGCTTCCCGATGTGCTAACTGATCAGTTGGGGTTGACCAACAAGATTCAATATAAAATTACTTTAGTGGATAATGTGCCAGTTCTCCAGGCTCCTCATCGTCTGTCACCACCTAAAATGACGATTTTAAAGCAGAAGATTGAGACCATGCTTCATGATGGAGTAATTACACCTTCAGCTTCTCCACACGCCTCCCCTATACTTTTGGTGGGAAGATCTTGGACCAGTTATTGA